A region from the Actinoplanes sp. OR16 genome encodes:
- a CDS encoding L-serine ammonia-lyase: MAVSVFDLFSIGIGPSSSHTVGPMRAARMFTDRLTGIDGVATVRAELFGSLGATGHGHGTPKAVLLGLEGCDPETVDVDREPATGDLPFAVDLVLHRRRSLPEHPNGMVFTARGADGAELLQKRYFSVGGGFVVGDLFAPVRGTPVAVAHPFLSGSELLDLTRTTGLSISRLMLENESAWRPESQIRDELLHIWSVMSDCVDAGLDAEGVLPGGLKVRRRAASTARQLRAAGDPAAHAMEWLTAYAMAVNEQNAAGGRVVTAPTNGAAGIIPAVLRYYLDFVPGASSDGVVRFLLAAGAIGLLFKENASISGAEVGCQGEVGSACAMAAAGLCEVLGGTPEQVENAAEIGMEHNLGLTCDPVGGLVQIPCIERNGMAAVKAVTAARMALRGDGRHHVSLDKVIKTMKETGADMKVKYKETARGGLAVNVIEC, from the coding sequence ATGGCCGTCTCCGTGTTCGACCTCTTCTCGATCGGCATCGGCCCGTCCAGCTCGCACACGGTCGGCCCGATGCGCGCCGCCCGGATGTTCACCGACCGGCTGACCGGTATCGACGGTGTGGCGACGGTCCGGGCCGAGCTGTTCGGCTCGCTGGGCGCGACCGGTCACGGCCACGGCACGCCCAAGGCGGTGCTGCTGGGTCTGGAGGGATGCGATCCGGAGACGGTGGACGTCGACCGCGAACCGGCCACCGGCGACCTGCCGTTCGCCGTCGACCTGGTGCTGCACCGCCGCCGGTCACTGCCCGAGCACCCCAACGGGATGGTATTCACGGCGCGGGGCGCCGATGGCGCCGAGCTCCTGCAGAAGCGATATTTCTCGGTCGGCGGCGGCTTCGTGGTGGGAGATCTCTTCGCCCCGGTACGAGGGACGCCCGTGGCAGTGGCACATCCGTTCCTGTCCGGAAGTGAACTGCTCGACCTGACCCGCACGACCGGGCTGTCGATCTCCCGGCTGATGCTGGAGAACGAGTCGGCGTGGCGGCCGGAGTCGCAGATCAGGGACGAGCTGCTGCACATCTGGTCGGTGATGTCCGATTGTGTCGACGCGGGGCTGGACGCGGAGGGGGTGCTGCCCGGCGGGCTCAAGGTCCGCCGGCGCGCCGCCTCCACCGCCCGTCAGTTGCGGGCGGCCGGTGATCCGGCGGCACACGCGATGGAATGGCTCACGGCGTACGCCATGGCGGTGAATGAGCAGAACGCGGCCGGAGGTCGCGTCGTGACCGCGCCCACCAACGGCGCCGCGGGAATCATCCCCGCGGTGCTGAGGTACTACCTGGACTTCGTGCCCGGCGCTTCTTCCGACGGTGTCGTCCGGTTCCTGCTGGCGGCCGGCGCGATCGGGTTGCTGTTCAAGGAGAACGCGTCGATCTCCGGCGCCGAGGTGGGCTGCCAGGGCGAGGTCGGGTCGGCGTGCGCGATGGCCGCAGCCGGGCTGTGCGAGGTGCTCGGTGGCACGCCGGAGCAGGTGGAGAACGCCGCCGAGATCGGCATGGAACACAACCTCGGTCTCACCTGCGATCCGGTCGGTGGCCTGGTGCAGATCCCGTGCATCGAGCGCAACGGGATGGCCGCGGTGAAGGCCGTGACCGCCGCCCGGATGGCGCTGCGCGGCGACGGCCGCCATCACGTCTCCCTCGACAAGGTCATCAAGACGATGAAGGAGACCGGCGCTGATATGAAGGTGAAGTACAAGGAGACGGCGCGCGGTGGCCTCGCCGTCAACGTGATCGAGTGTTGA
- a CDS encoding MerR family transcriptional regulator has product MPDLIPIGRFSRMARLSVKALRFYDDQGLLPPAWVDPSSGYRFYTAGQAARAEAIRVLRAVDMPVAAIRALLSSGDLAKGLADHRELLRERVAEQERMLRFLERLIDRGGIMPYDVGVKQVPAQTVASLTLTTDLASIGAEMGQGFGTLVSALGAAGSAPAGAPFVIYHDVIDEQTSGRISICIPVAGPVPGVAAPVSVAEVPAGEVAFVTHRGPYPEISPAYHVVTGWIEENGRVAAGAPREVYLNDPQSVAPEELLTEVQFPISS; this is encoded by the coding sequence ATGCCCGACCTGATCCCCATCGGCCGCTTCTCTCGGATGGCCCGGCTGTCCGTCAAGGCGCTGCGCTTCTACGACGACCAGGGGCTGCTGCCGCCGGCGTGGGTGGACCCGTCCAGCGGGTACCGCTTCTACACGGCGGGGCAGGCCGCCCGGGCGGAGGCGATCCGCGTGCTCCGGGCCGTCGACATGCCGGTCGCGGCGATCCGGGCGTTGCTCTCCTCGGGGGATCTGGCGAAAGGACTCGCCGATCATCGGGAGCTCCTGCGCGAACGGGTCGCCGAGCAGGAGCGGATGCTGCGGTTCCTCGAACGACTCATCGATCGAGGAGGAATCATGCCGTACGACGTGGGCGTCAAACAGGTGCCGGCCCAGACCGTCGCCTCGCTGACCCTGACCACCGATCTCGCTTCCATCGGGGCGGAGATGGGGCAGGGGTTCGGGACGCTGGTGTCCGCGCTCGGGGCCGCCGGGTCGGCGCCGGCCGGGGCGCCGTTCGTGATCTACCACGATGTGATCGACGAGCAGACGTCCGGGCGCATCTCGATCTGCATTCCGGTGGCCGGGCCCGTCCCGGGGGTTGCTGCTCCGGTCTCCGTCGCTGAGGTGCCGGCAGGCGAGGTCGCCTTCGTCACGCATCGCGGGCCTTATCCGGAGATCTCGCCCGCCTATCACGTGGTGACCGGGTGGATCGAGGAGAACGGGCGGGTGGCCGCGGGGGCGCCGCGCGAGGTCTACCTCAACGATCCGCAGAGTGTGGCGCCGGAAGAGCTGCTCACTGAGGTGCAGTTCCCGATCTCGTCCTGA
- a CDS encoding LLM class flavin-dependent oxidoreductase encodes MLDVVMWPDRPWPELRREWEHADRIGVGRGWLWDHLTLGGREIWHDAYVALAAAAAVTSAIGVGTMVTAPNFRHPVTTAKAALALDAISGGRFTLGLGAGGAGADAEALGTPPLSPGERGRRFAEFAGHTHRLLTEPSPSLDGEFFTARAADVGARDRRPPIAVAATGPRGMAVAAAVADLWITQDVVKDPRVGAATPLAEVDRQLRLLREACAAAGRDPASLPAVVVLGYGGERPLDSVEAYRDCLGRYTAIGASRLVVLWPREDRQLRVLEQVASV; translated from the coding sequence ATGCTCGATGTAGTGATGTGGCCGGATAGGCCCTGGCCGGAGTTGCGGCGGGAGTGGGAGCACGCGGATCGGATCGGCGTCGGACGCGGCTGGCTCTGGGATCACCTCACGCTCGGCGGGCGGGAGATCTGGCACGACGCGTACGTCGCCCTGGCCGCCGCCGCGGCGGTCACCAGTGCCATCGGGGTCGGCACGATGGTGACGGCGCCGAACTTCCGGCACCCGGTCACCACCGCCAAGGCGGCGCTGGCGCTCGACGCGATCAGCGGCGGCCGGTTCACGCTCGGCCTGGGCGCCGGGGGCGCGGGCGCGGACGCGGAGGCGCTCGGCACGCCGCCGCTCAGCCCCGGTGAGCGCGGCCGCCGGTTCGCCGAGTTCGCCGGGCACACCCACCGGCTGCTGACCGAGCCGTCCCCGTCGCTCGACGGGGAGTTCTTCACCGCCCGCGCCGCCGACGTGGGCGCCCGGGACCGCCGGCCGCCGATCGCGGTGGCCGCCACCGGGCCGCGTGGCATGGCGGTCGCGGCGGCCGTCGCCGACCTGTGGATCACCCAGGACGTGGTGAAGGACCCGCGGGTCGGGGCCGCCACGCCGCTCGCCGAGGTGGACCGGCAGCTGCGCCTGCTGCGCGAGGCCTGCGCGGCGGCCGGCCGCGACCCGGCGTCGCTGCCGGCGGTCGTGGTCCTCGGCTACGGCGGGGAGCGCCCGCTGGACTCCGTCGAGGCCTACCGGGACTGCCTCGGCCGCTACACCGCGATCGGCGCCTCCCGCCTGGTCGTGCTCTGGCCCCGCGAGGACCGGCAGCTTCGCGTGCTGGAGCAGGTCGCTTCCGTCTGA
- a CDS encoding STAS domain-containing protein, producing the protein MTTALQLTSGQRPDGVPVLAAAGEIDMSNAETFASALQDAVAGAGAALLVDLTAVEYLDSAGLATLFRHADRIEVVTGPLLAPLLTVSGLAELTTIRGL; encoded by the coding sequence ATGACCACCGCGCTTCAACTGACCAGTGGCCAGAGGCCGGACGGCGTGCCGGTCCTCGCGGCGGCCGGTGAGATCGACATGAGCAACGCCGAGACGTTCGCGTCGGCCCTGCAGGACGCGGTGGCGGGCGCCGGCGCCGCGCTGCTGGTGGACCTGACCGCCGTGGAATACCTGGACAGCGCCGGGCTGGCCACGCTGTTCCGGCACGCCGACCGGATCGAGGTGGTGACCGGGCCGCTGCTCGCGCCGCTGCTCACCGTGTCCGGTCTGGCCGAGCTGACCACGATCCGGGGTTTGTGA
- the gcvT gene encoding glycine cleavage system aminomethyltransferase GcvT — protein sequence MRRTALFDVHARLGASLTAFAGWTMPLRYGSDLAEHHTVRTAAGLFDLGHMGRIAVTGRNAAEFLDYALAGRISKVAVGRAKYTMLCHTTGGVLDDLVVYRLAADRFLVVANAANAPMVRAMLGEHANGFAVEIADAGGSLIAVQGPDAVAVLDDGDDLPYYGIRAATVAGHDVLLARTGYTGEDGFEIYCADADATDIWESLAAGGAKPCGLACRDTLRLEAGMPLYGHELTVRTTPFHAGLGRIVALDKPDFVGGAALRRAAADGTPAVLTGLITSGRRAPRAGHAVLDPVSGDRVGEVTSGAPSPTLGHPIAMAYVPPVFATPGTRLVVDVRGTREDAEVVALPFYRRSTT from the coding sequence TTGAGACGCACCGCGCTCTTCGACGTCCATGCGCGCCTCGGCGCGAGCCTGACCGCGTTCGCCGGCTGGACCATGCCGTTGCGCTACGGCAGCGACCTGGCCGAGCACCACACCGTGCGGACCGCCGCCGGCCTGTTCGACCTGGGCCACATGGGCCGCATCGCGGTGACCGGGCGCAACGCCGCCGAGTTCCTCGACTACGCGCTGGCCGGGCGGATCTCCAAGGTCGCGGTCGGCCGGGCCAAGTACACGATGCTCTGCCACACCACCGGCGGCGTCCTCGACGACCTGGTCGTCTACCGGCTCGCCGCCGACCGGTTCCTGGTGGTGGCGAACGCCGCGAACGCCCCGATGGTCCGGGCCATGCTGGGGGAGCACGCCAACGGGTTCGCCGTGGAGATCGCCGATGCCGGTGGATCACTGATCGCGGTGCAGGGGCCGGACGCCGTCGCCGTGCTCGACGACGGCGATGATCTTCCCTACTACGGCATCCGGGCGGCGACGGTGGCCGGCCACGACGTTCTGCTCGCCCGGACCGGCTACACCGGCGAGGACGGCTTCGAGATCTACTGCGCCGACGCCGATGCCACCGACATCTGGGAGTCCCTGGCCGCCGGCGGGGCGAAACCGTGCGGGCTGGCCTGCCGGGACACCCTGCGCCTGGAGGCCGGCATGCCGCTCTACGGCCACGAGCTCACCGTGCGGACCACCCCGTTCCACGCCGGCCTCGGCCGGATCGTCGCCCTCGACAAGCCGGACTTCGTCGGTGGCGCCGCGCTGCGCCGGGCCGCCGCCGACGGCACCCCCGCGGTGCTCACCGGTCTGATCACTTCCGGACGACGCGCACCTCGCGCCGGCCACGCCGTCCTCGACCCGGTCAGCGGCGACCGGGTCGGCGAGGTCACCAGCGGAGCGCCGTCCCCGACGCTGGGCCACCCGATCGCGATGGCCTACGTCCCGCCCGTGTTCGCGACCCCGGGAACCCGGCTGGTCGTCGACGTCCGGGGAACCCGCGAGGACGCCGAGGTCGTCGCACTGCCCTTCTACCGCAGGAGCACCACGTGA
- a CDS encoding CAP domain-containing protein codes for MTAGSAQAAPVKAVTKAGETSLQTEINRLINVERTSRGCAALKTDAKLTTAARGHSAWMAQTGTFSHTGRSNSNFVARSKAAGYAKPSAENIAWGYRTAKQVVDGWMKSPGHRTNILNCKSTTVGVGAVFSANGTPYYTQDFGY; via the coding sequence ATGACCGCCGGATCCGCTCAGGCCGCGCCGGTGAAGGCCGTCACCAAGGCCGGCGAGACCTCCCTGCAGACCGAGATCAACCGGCTGATCAACGTCGAGCGCACCAGCCGCGGCTGCGCCGCCCTCAAGACCGACGCCAAGCTCACCACCGCCGCCCGCGGCCACAGCGCGTGGATGGCGCAGACCGGCACGTTCTCGCACACCGGGCGCAGCAACTCGAACTTCGTCGCCCGCAGCAAGGCCGCCGGCTACGCGAAGCCGTCGGCGGAGAACATCGCCTGGGGCTACCGCACCGCCAAGCAGGTCGTCGACGGCTGGATGAAGAGCCCCGGCCACCGCACCAACATCCTCAACTGCAAGTCGACCACCGTCGGCGTCGGCGCCGTCTTCTCCGCCAACGGCACCCCGTACTACACCCAGGACTTCGGTTACTGA
- a CDS encoding WD40 repeat domain-containing protein, with protein sequence MSCLTVIEAGGPHAIIVRGPALEIIDLTSGVSAGTIPTGLARITAVAAAELDGRPIAICVANQRLHALELSSGARLDVTFAGPAPQVITAGTLGGRPILIGGTGSELRRWDIAGGAEIGGPLAVHRAPITALAVVDAGGRPIVISADSDGVVHRSDLASGEEAGEPIHRPGAPISTLAAAEVDGEVLTAIGAGGTLTIGGTASSGDGSFAASSGDGSLSAASVVDEVAAAAAGFLGDRPVLVTLGQDESVRTWSLPGAAPFGRPWADETVSITAVAIGHADGRPMAISGDGDGALRRWDLATLTPIGGRIEAHSAWVRAAATTQLNGRTVAVTAADRSLRVWDLATGAPVGEPIDTRYQTTVLTTATWNGLTIAVCLHSDGRTRAWDLATGKLAAGPLEEWAGARAFAQVGDVIYAVTQDHPYDEASASYDLTETALRAWDLSAGAVLGKPMIGGGHGGSVMWPPVTVIEFGGRPVIVSGAGSDGRLRLWDLTDGEQLTEPLAGHDGELTAVAATVHEGRLLVVTGGEDGTLRIWDQAGRLLVGHTGRITSVAVDGIQVVSASEDGTVRVWDLISGALKARFRAV encoded by the coding sequence ATGTCATGCCTGACCGTCATCGAGGCCGGTGGGCCGCACGCGATCATCGTGCGCGGTCCGGCGCTGGAGATCATCGACCTGACCTCGGGTGTCTCGGCGGGCACCATACCGACCGGTCTCGCCCGGATCACGGCGGTGGCGGCGGCCGAACTGGACGGCCGTCCGATCGCGATCTGCGTGGCGAACCAGCGGCTGCACGCCCTGGAACTCTCGTCCGGCGCGCGCCTCGATGTGACGTTCGCCGGACCGGCGCCCCAGGTGATCACCGCCGGGACGCTGGGCGGGCGGCCGATTCTGATCGGTGGCACCGGCAGTGAGCTGCGCCGCTGGGACATCGCCGGTGGCGCCGAGATCGGCGGGCCCCTCGCGGTGCACCGTGCGCCGATCACGGCGCTCGCCGTCGTCGACGCCGGTGGCCGCCCGATCGTGATCAGTGCCGACAGCGACGGCGTCGTCCACCGGTCCGACCTGGCCTCGGGGGAGGAGGCCGGCGAGCCGATCCACCGCCCGGGCGCGCCGATCAGCACACTGGCCGCCGCCGAGGTGGACGGCGAGGTGCTGACGGCCATCGGGGCCGGTGGCACCCTGACGATCGGCGGTACCGCGTCGTCCGGCGACGGGTCTTTCGCCGCGTCGTCCGGCGACGGTTCTCTCTCGGCGGCCTCCGTCGTTGATGAGGTGGCCGCTGCCGCTGCCGGATTCCTCGGTGACCGTCCGGTTCTGGTCACCTTGGGCCAGGACGAGTCGGTGCGTACGTGGTCGCTGCCCGGCGCCGCACCTTTCGGCCGCCCGTGGGCCGACGAGACCGTCTCGATCACCGCCGTCGCGATCGGGCACGCCGACGGCCGCCCGATGGCGATCAGCGGTGACGGTGACGGGGCGCTGCGCCGCTGGGATCTCGCCACGCTCACCCCGATCGGCGGGAGGATCGAGGCCCACTCCGCCTGGGTACGCGCCGCCGCCACCACCCAGCTCAACGGCCGCACCGTGGCCGTGACCGCTGCTGATCGCTCACTGAGGGTGTGGGACCTCGCCACCGGGGCGCCCGTAGGAGAGCCGATCGACACGCGCTACCAGACGACGGTGCTCACCACCGCCACCTGGAACGGCTTGACGATCGCTGTCTGTCTGCACAGCGACGGGCGTACCAGGGCATGGGATCTCGCCACCGGGAAGCTCGCGGCGGGCCCGCTGGAGGAGTGGGCAGGCGCCCGGGCCTTCGCGCAGGTCGGTGACGTGATCTATGCGGTGACCCAGGACCATCCGTACGACGAGGCTTCAGCGAGCTACGACCTCACCGAGACAGCGCTGCGGGCCTGGGATCTCTCGGCCGGGGCCGTGCTCGGCAAACCGATGATCGGAGGCGGTCACGGCGGCAGTGTGATGTGGCCGCCCGTCACGGTGATCGAGTTCGGCGGGCGGCCGGTCATCGTGTCCGGCGCGGGCAGCGACGGACGACTGCGGCTGTGGGATCTGACCGACGGTGAACAGCTCACCGAGCCCCTCGCCGGTCACGACGGCGAACTGACCGCGGTGGCCGCGACCGTCCACGAAGGACGGCTCCTCGTCGTGACCGGTGGGGAGGACGGCACGCTGCGCATCTGGGATCAGGCCGGCCGGCTTCTCGTCGGCCACACCGGGCGGATCACGTCGGTCGCGGTGGACGGCATCCAGGTGGTCAGCGCGTCCGAGGACGGAACGGTCCGGGTGTGGGATCTGATCAGTGGAGCACTGAAGGCGCGCTTCAGGGCCGTATGA
- the gcvH gene encoding glycine cleavage system protein GcvH: MIPLNLRYSRDHEWFTDDEIATVGITAFAADALGDVVFVDLPEVGTVTTAGDPCGEIESTKSVSEVYAPADGEIVEVNQALADDPGLINSDPYGAGWLYRVRVTGTPEVLDAAAYAALISPES; the protein is encoded by the coding sequence GTGATTCCGCTCAACCTCCGTTACAGCCGCGACCACGAGTGGTTCACCGACGACGAGATCGCCACGGTCGGCATCACCGCGTTCGCCGCCGACGCCCTCGGCGACGTGGTCTTCGTCGACCTCCCCGAGGTGGGGACGGTGACCACGGCCGGTGACCCGTGTGGCGAGATCGAGTCGACCAAATCGGTCAGCGAGGTCTATGCGCCGGCCGATGGAGAGATCGTGGAAGTCAACCAGGCGCTGGCCGACGACCCGGGGCTGATCAACTCCGATCCGTACGGCGCCGGCTGGCTCTACCGGGTACGGGTGACCGGCACGCCCGAGGTCCTCGACGCCGCGGCCTACGCCGCGCTGATCTCACCGGAGTCATGA
- a CDS encoding PAS domain S-box protein, with amino-acid sequence MSDPARLAAVKATGLLDHDSPILDRITALAERLVGGRATLVTLVQEERQCFVSQSGPAASPAFRETPLTHSYCQYVVESGRPMVVPDAREHPLLRGNPAIVEFNAIAYLGVPLRSPDGYVLGTLCAVDREPREWTGTDVAVMEDLAAAATAEIAAQVAVQEAAEASARLEKIVGSTLDAYVATDAAGRITGWNEAAEKMFGWGVPEALGRTMSELIIAPQDRREHAAWLMAMSFEVDVDPAGRRVDLTGLQRGGRQFPIELSLTALDRPGGMAAYMFVRDLTAQRRSEMLRNLEYSVAGTLAASESVEQATDLVVEAVAEGLGWPYIEYWHLDDDESLMVRLAVAARERAVTAPMESFTEFSRGDGVVGQVWQSASSRWIRELPVADMPRSAAAEASRLNTAVAVPVRNGTHVVGVLAAFERRRTEPDPELMAALETVAAHIGQYVHRRRAEELELELSRARRDFDRVIANLEDFIWTVRVDAPGEVEMVYSSHDRTGIFGGLVPSNAELSDVASSMVHPEDLPQFAAFGAEMAGGQSAQMTCRVIGADGVTRWVWTRAVPRQEGDVCFIDGVCSDVTERQHDQERLRQQAELLDLAPTAVIVKDLDDRVTYWNRGAEVTYGWDADAALGCPTHRLLDTRFPVLRTLVDTELAENGEWHGELDHLRSDGTRITVLSHMAVQHDDGGHPVAILEVNIDVTARKLAERRVADSEKRLRTQFSLATVGQATIALDGRFQQVNPALAAMLGRTVATVEGMTLDDITHPDERADNHRAAARLFTQDLPLDRHLRMLHADGHLVDAAMGMSLVRDTDGQPVSFIAVLQDVTARLAAERERAAAEAELAERNDELEDSNSQLAAANTLKLDLMGMLSHEIGTPLNTISGYAELLLGSLDDVKPPHRKAIEVIARSARRLEILRGEILTMCTLDAGQMSATPEPVDLGPALGDILAGLEVSPPVSCPPGTTVLVHPSHLQQIVTNFCTNAAKYGGGVTEVTVERRGGTAVIGVHDEGEGIPEELRPQLFERFTRAAGMSPTIKGHGLGLYIVKGLAEANDGTAGYEPNPKGGSVFTLTLPVARLT; translated from the coding sequence GTGTCGGACCCTGCCCGGCTGGCCGCGGTCAAGGCGACCGGCCTGCTCGACCACGATTCGCCGATCCTGGACCGGATCACCGCGCTCGCCGAGCGCCTGGTCGGCGGCCGGGCCACGCTGGTGACGCTGGTGCAGGAGGAACGCCAGTGTTTCGTCAGCCAGTCCGGGCCGGCCGCGTCGCCGGCGTTCCGGGAGACGCCGCTGACCCACTCCTACTGCCAGTACGTGGTCGAGTCCGGTCGGCCCATGGTGGTGCCGGACGCCCGGGAGCATCCGCTGCTGCGCGGCAACCCGGCGATCGTCGAGTTCAACGCGATCGCGTACCTGGGGGTGCCGTTGCGCTCGCCGGACGGGTACGTGCTGGGCACGCTCTGCGCCGTCGACCGCGAACCCCGGGAGTGGACCGGCACCGACGTGGCGGTCATGGAGGACCTGGCGGCTGCCGCGACAGCGGAGATCGCCGCGCAGGTCGCGGTCCAGGAGGCCGCCGAGGCGAGCGCCCGGCTCGAGAAGATCGTCGGCAGCACCCTCGACGCGTACGTGGCGACCGACGCGGCCGGCCGGATCACCGGCTGGAACGAGGCCGCGGAGAAGATGTTCGGCTGGGGCGTGCCGGAGGCGCTGGGCCGCACGATGAGTGAGCTGATCATCGCGCCGCAGGACCGGCGGGAGCACGCCGCCTGGCTGATGGCGATGTCGTTCGAGGTGGACGTCGACCCGGCCGGCCGGCGGGTGGACCTGACCGGCCTGCAACGCGGTGGCCGGCAGTTCCCGATCGAGTTGTCGCTGACCGCCCTGGACCGGCCGGGTGGCATGGCCGCGTACATGTTCGTGCGGGATCTCACCGCGCAGCGCCGCAGCGAGATGCTGCGCAACCTGGAGTATTCGGTGGCCGGCACGCTCGCCGCCTCGGAGAGCGTGGAGCAGGCCACCGACCTGGTCGTGGAGGCCGTCGCGGAGGGTCTCGGCTGGCCCTACATCGAGTATTGGCACCTCGACGACGACGAGAGCCTGATGGTACGGCTGGCCGTCGCCGCCCGGGAGCGGGCCGTCACCGCGCCGATGGAGTCGTTCACCGAGTTCAGCCGCGGGGACGGCGTGGTCGGCCAGGTCTGGCAGTCGGCGTCCAGCCGGTGGATCCGGGAGCTGCCGGTCGCCGACATGCCGCGCTCGGCCGCCGCCGAGGCGTCCCGGCTGAACACGGCCGTCGCGGTGCCGGTCCGCAACGGTACCCACGTCGTGGGGGTGCTGGCCGCCTTCGAGCGCCGCCGCACCGAGCCCGATCCCGAGCTGATGGCCGCCCTGGAGACCGTCGCCGCCCACATCGGCCAATACGTCCACCGCCGCCGTGCCGAGGAACTGGAGCTCGAGCTGTCCCGGGCCCGGCGCGACTTCGACCGGGTCATCGCGAACCTGGAGGACTTCATCTGGACGGTCCGGGTGGACGCGCCCGGCGAGGTCGAGATGGTCTATTCCAGCCACGACCGCACCGGCATCTTCGGCGGCCTGGTCCCCTCCAACGCCGAGCTGTCCGACGTCGCCTCGTCGATGGTGCACCCGGAGGACCTGCCGCAGTTCGCCGCGTTCGGCGCGGAGATGGCGGGCGGGCAGTCCGCCCAGATGACCTGCCGGGTGATCGGCGCCGACGGGGTGACCCGCTGGGTGTGGACGCGGGCGGTGCCCCGGCAGGAGGGCGACGTCTGCTTCATCGACGGTGTCTGCAGCGACGTGACCGAGCGGCAGCACGATCAGGAGCGGCTGCGCCAGCAGGCCGAACTGCTGGACCTCGCCCCGACCGCGGTGATCGTGAAGGACCTGGACGACCGGGTCACCTACTGGAACCGCGGCGCCGAGGTCACCTACGGCTGGGATGCCGATGCCGCCCTCGGCTGCCCGACCCACCGCCTGCTCGACACCCGGTTCCCGGTCCTGCGCACGCTCGTGGACACCGAGCTGGCCGAGAACGGCGAGTGGCACGGCGAGCTGGACCACCTGCGCAGCGACGGCACCAGGATCACCGTGCTGTCGCACATGGCGGTGCAGCACGACGACGGCGGGCACCCGGTCGCGATCCTCGAGGTGAACATCGACGTGACCGCCCGCAAGCTCGCCGAACGGCGGGTCGCGGACAGCGAGAAGCGGCTGCGCACCCAGTTCTCGCTGGCCACGGTCGGGCAGGCCACGATCGCGCTGGACGGCCGGTTCCAGCAGGTCAACCCGGCTCTCGCGGCGATGCTGGGCCGTACCGTCGCGACAGTGGAGGGGATGACCCTCGACGACATCACCCACCCGGACGAGCGGGCCGACAACCACCGGGCCGCGGCCCGGCTCTTCACCCAGGACCTGCCGCTGGACCGGCACCTGCGGATGCTGCACGCGGACGGGCACCTGGTCGACGCCGCGATGGGCATGTCGCTGGTCCGCGACACCGACGGCCAGCCGGTCAGTTTCATCGCGGTGCTGCAGGACGTCACCGCCCGGCTCGCGGCCGAGCGGGAGCGGGCCGCCGCCGAGGCCGAGCTGGCCGAGCGCAACGACGAGCTGGAGGACAGCAATTCGCAGCTGGCCGCCGCGAACACGCTGAAGCTCGACCTCATGGGCATGCTGTCGCACGAGATCGGCACGCCGCTCAACACCATCAGCGGGTACGCGGAACTGCTGCTCGGCAGCCTCGACGACGTGAAGCCGCCGCACCGCAAGGCGATCGAGGTGATCGCCCGGTCGGCGCGCCGGCTGGAGATCCTGCGCGGCGAGATCCTGACCATGTGCACCCTCGACGCCGGGCAGATGAGCGCGACACCGGAGCCGGTGGATCTCGGCCCGGCGCTCGGCGACATCCTGGCCGGCCTGGAGGTCAGCCCGCCGGTGAGCTGCCCGCCGGGGACGACCGTCCTGGTGCACCCGAGCCACCTGCAGCAGATCGTCACGAACTTCTGCACGAACGCGGCGAAGTACGGCGGCGGCGTCACCGAGGTGACCGTGGAGCGGCGCGGCGGCACCGCGGTGATCGGCGTGCACGACGAGGGCGAGGGCATCCCGGAGGAGCTGCGGCCGCAGTTGTTCGAGCGGTTCACCAGGGCGGCCGGGATGAGCCCGACGATCAAGGGGCATGGTCTGGGCCTCTACATCGTCAAGGGTCTGGCCGAGGCGAACGACGGGACGGCCGGGTACGAGCCGAATCCGAAGGGTGGCAGCGTCTTCACGCTGACACTGCCGGTCGCCCGCTTGACGTGA
- a CDS encoding MazG-like family protein has protein sequence MSERDDRDFDIWREAQRWRAFLDERNGDSDLELTLRILKLTEESGEAAQAWIGRLGQNPRKGVTHTHEQVVSELADVVFTALVALESIGADAREAVQSCAVKAATYRART, from the coding sequence ATGAGCGAGCGGGACGATCGGGACTTCGACATCTGGCGTGAAGCCCAGCGCTGGCGGGCCTTCCTCGACGAGCGGAACGGGGACTCCGACCTCGAACTCACCCTGCGGATCCTGAAGCTGACCGAGGAGTCCGGCGAGGCGGCGCAGGCCTGGATCGGGCGCCTCGGGCAGAACCCCCGCAAAGGCGTCACGCACACCCATGAGCAGGTCGTCAGCGAACTCGCCGACGTCGTCTTCACCGCGCTCGTCGCCCTCGAAAGCATCGGGGCGGACGCTCGGGAGGCGGTTCAATCGTGCGCTGTGAAAGCCGCCACGTACCGGGCACGGACCTGA